AAGCCGCGTCGGAAGCGGCGATGGACCGGCTCTTGAACGCGCTGGTCGGCGACAATGCCTCCGAAGCGACCCGCGCCAGCTTTCGTCAGCGCATCACCCAGAACGCGATGAACGATGTCGAGGTCGAGATCGAGGTGCGCGATACCCCTGCCGCCCCGTTCGACATGGGCAATATGGGCGGCCAGATGGGGATGATCGACCTCAGCGACATGATGGGCAAGGCGCTGGGCCGCAAACCCACCCGCCGCCAGAAGCTGCGCGTACCCGAAGCGTGGGACCGGCTGGTGGATGAAGAGGCGGACAAGCGGCTCGATCAGGACGATGTCGCCCGCGCGGCGCTGCTGAATGCCGAAACCAATGGGATCGTCTTCCTCGACGAGATCGATAAGATCGCGGTCAGCGACGTGCGCGGCGGATCGGTGTCGCGTGAGGGCGTGCAGCGCGATTTGCTTCCCTTGATCGAAGGCACCACGGTTGCGACCAAGTATGGCCCGATGAAGACCGACCATGTGCTGTTCATTGCGAGCGGCGCGTTCCATGTCGCCAAGCCCAGCGACATGCTGCCCGAATTGCAGGGCCGCTTGCCGATCCGGGTCGAACTGCGCGCGCTGACCGAGGCCGATTTCGTCCGCATCCTCAGCGAAACCCGCGCCAATCTGGTCGCGCAATACAAGGCCTTGCTGGGGACCGAGCAAGTGACGCTCGACTTCGCTGATGACGCGATCAGTGAGATCGCCCGCATCGCGGCGCAGGTGAACGCGACGGTCGAGAATATCGGCGCGCGGCGGTTGCAGACGGTGATGGAGCGGCTGCTTGAGGAAATCAGCTTCGAGGCGGAGGACCTTACCGGCCAGACGATCACGATCGACGCGGCCTATGTGAAGGCGCGGCTCGAAGGGCTGGCGGGCAATACCGACCTCAGCAAGTATATCCTGTAATGGGCGCAGGGCCGGTCAGCGACCTTGCAGGGATGCTGGCGGGCATGGCCCCGGTGCTGGATGCGCGGCGGTGGGATTTCGCTCTGGTTGCGGGCGATCCGCCGGCAGACGCCTTTGCCTTGATCCGCGAGGATGAGGGGCTGACGGCGATTGTCTCGGGCGAGGGCGGCGCGTTCGCCTGCATCACCCTGATGGTGCATTCCGCGCTCGATGGCGTGGGGCTGACCGCGGCGATCGCTACCGCGCTGGCCGCAGCCGGGATCGCCTGCAATGTTGTCGCAGGCTTTCACCACGATCACCTGTTCGTGCCATGGGAGCGGCGCGAGGAGGCACTGGCCATCCTGTCGGATATTTCCGCCCGCGCCGCCCGCTGATCCGGTCGCTTTCCTACCGGCTCAGGCGCTGGCAGGATCGCAGCCATGTTCCGCCCGCTTCCTTCGCCCGCCCCCTCGCTGCGATCGCTTTTCGCGTGGTTGCGGGGGGCGGGATTTTCGCTTCTGGACAGTGTCTCATGTGTCTCCAACAGGCGGAGACGCGCGGGGTCACTCGCCCAGCAGGTGCCTCTTCCAGAACACCAGTTCGGCGAGGAAGGCGTAGTCCGAATTGGCCTTCTTGCGGAAGCCGTGGCCTTCGTCAGCCGCGACCAGATGCCACACCTCCCCGCCATTGGCGCGGATCGCGGCGACCATCTGATCGGCCTCGGACTTGGGCACGCGCGGGTCATTGGCGCCGGTGATGACGAACATCGGCTTCGTGATCTCGTTCACGCGGGTCAGCGGGCTGATCTCGGTGAGCTTGGCGCGCTGCACCGGATCGCGCTCATCACCATACTCCACCCGGCGCAGGTCCTGCCGGTAGGGGTTGGTGTTCTCAAGGAAGCTGACGAAGTTGCTGATCGCCACGGTGCACTGGGTCGCCGCGAGCTTGTCCTTCAGCTGCACAGCTGCGGCATAGCACATGTAACCGCCGTAAGACCCGCCGCTGACGCCGACCTTGGCCGGATCGACGGCGGGATCGGCGCGGACGGCGTCAATCAGCGCGGCCATGTCCTTGACCGAATCCTCGCGCTTGAACGGACCATTGTCGAGGCTGACGAACGTCTTCCCGAACCCGGTCGAGCCGCGCACATTGGGCAAGAACACCCCGATGCCCAGCTCGTTGAGGATGTAGTTGCCAGCCCCGGCAAAGCCCGTCGTGCTCTGCCCTTCCGGGCCGCCGTGGACATCGACGATCAACGGGCGCTTGCCCGGGAACTTCGCCGGATCGGGGAGATAGAGCAGGCCGGAGACCTCAAGCCCGTCAAAGCTCTTGGTGGTCACGATGCGGGGTTCGACGTTGACGGAAGGATCGAGCCCGCCCGTCTCGCTCGTGGTCCAGCGGGTCAGCTGCATCGTTTTGGGATCGAGCGACCACACATCCGCCGCGCTCTTGGCGCTGGAGAAGGAAAAGCCGATCTCGCCCCACGGCGCGATTTCCAAGCCGCCGATCTGGCCGGCGGGCAGGACATCGACCTTCGTCACCTTGCCGCTCGCCACGTCAAGGATGCGCATCCGGTCCGATCCCGCTTCGTTGACCTCATAGACGATGGTTTTGCCGTCATCGGAGACATCGAAGCTGTCGACGTCCCATTGCTCCTTGGAGACTGGCGTGAACTTGCCCGACGCAGGATCGAGGCGGCCCAGCCGCTGGAAATCGGAGCCGGCATCGCTGGTTGCCCACAGCGTGCCATCGGGCGCG
This sequence is a window from uncultured Erythrobacter sp.. Protein-coding genes within it:
- the hslU gene encoding ATP-dependent protease ATPase subunit HslU; the protein is MMENLTPKAIVAALDEHIIGQSEAKRAVAVALRNRWRRQRLGADLRDEVTPKNILMIGPTGCGKTEISRRLAKLAEAPFIKVEATKFTEVGYVGRDVEQIARDLVEEAIRLEKERRREKVREAASEAAMDRLLNALVGDNASEATRASFRQRITQNAMNDVEVEIEVRDTPAAPFDMGNMGGQMGMIDLSDMMGKALGRKPTRRQKLRVPEAWDRLVDEEADKRLDQDDVARAALLNAETNGIVFLDEIDKIAVSDVRGGSVSREGVQRDLLPLIEGTTVATKYGPMKTDHVLFIASGAFHVAKPSDMLPELQGRLPIRVELRALTEADFVRILSETRANLVAQYKALLGTEQVTLDFADDAISEIARIAAQVNATVENIGARRLQTVMERLLEEISFEAEDLTGQTITIDAAYVKARLEGLAGNTDLSKYIL
- a CDS encoding ACT domain-containing protein, which produces MGAGPVSDLAGMLAGMAPVLDARRWDFALVAGDPPADAFALIREDEGLTAIVSGEGGAFACITLMVHSALDGVGLTAAIATALAAAGIACNVVAGFHHDHLFVPWERREEALAILSDISARAAR
- a CDS encoding prolyl oligopeptidase family serine peptidase, whose translation is MRHARLIALLLGSAALTPAAAQDTVAPPAEVPTVPVPAALTAEEMPPIPLELAAHVRPYLESRGAGFAGWDPNTRAVLISTRFANVSQLHRIAMPMGARTQISFEAEPVSGSYAPTKGDVIIVTKDRGGDEYYQLHTLKDGRLTLLTDGKSRNQPNAWSKDGELIGFSSTRRNGVDSDLYVMNPRDPASARLVHESKGGGWAIIAFSPDKTFAYVADYNSVQDVDIYRLDLASGAMRSIGNPKAEIAFSGMEIAPDGTLWATSDAGSDFQRLGRLDPASGKFTPVSKEQWDVDSFDVSDDGKTIVYEVNEAGSDRMRILDVASGKVTKVDVLPAGQIGGLEIAPWGEIGFSFSSAKSAADVWSLDPKTMQLTRWTTSETGGLDPSVNVEPRIVTTKSFDGLEVSGLLYLPDPAKFPGKRPLIVDVHGGPEGQSTTGFAGAGNYILNELGIGVFLPNVRGSTGFGKTFVSLDNGPFKREDSVKDMAALIDAVRADPAVDPAKVGVSGGSYGGYMCYAAAVQLKDKLAATQCTVAISNFVSFLENTNPYRQDLRRVEYGDERDPVQRAKLTEISPLTRVNEITKPMFVITGANDPRVPKSEADQMVAAIRANGGEVWHLVAADEGHGFRKKANSDYAFLAELVFWKRHLLGE